The following coding sequences lie in one Microcoleus sp. FACHB-672 genomic window:
- a CDS encoding HAD-IA family hydrolase: MTNNQGRPKVIFLDAVGTLFGVRGSVGEVYGEIASRFNVKVSPELINQSFYKSFKASTPAAFPGATPAQIPEREFEWWKAIAGQTFKTAGVFYQFSDFDAFFTEAFAYFATDQAWFIYPDVLPALESWHQKKIELGIISNFDSRLHAVLKALNLADFFTSVTISTEVGAAKPNSQIFIAGLQKHNCSAETAWHIGDSFKEDYQGAKAVGMQGIWVKR, translated from the coding sequence ATGACAAATAATCAGGGACGCCCCAAAGTTATTTTTTTAGATGCAGTTGGCACTTTATTTGGCGTGCGGGGAAGTGTAGGTGAAGTCTATGGAGAAATCGCCAGCCGGTTTAATGTTAAAGTTTCACCGGAGTTAATCAATCAATCGTTTTATAAAAGTTTTAAAGCATCAACACCGGCAGCGTTTCCAGGGGCTACGCCGGCACAGATTCCAGAAAGAGAATTTGAGTGGTGGAAAGCGATAGCCGGTCAAACTTTCAAAACAGCCGGTGTCTTCTATCAGTTTTCAGATTTTGATGCCTTCTTTACTGAAGCCTTCGCTTATTTTGCCACTGATCAAGCTTGGTTTATCTATCCTGATGTCTTGCCGGCACTTGAATCTTGGCATCAGAAAAAAATTGAACTAGGAATTATATCAAACTTCGATTCACGCCTGCACGCAGTTTTAAAAGCACTAAATTTGGCGGATTTTTTCACATCTGTTACAATTTCAACAGAAGTCGGTGCGGCAAAACCAAATTCTCAAATATTTATTGCCGGTTTGCAAAAACATAACTGCTCTGCTGAGACTGCTTGGCACATAGGCGACAGTTTTAAGGAAGATTATCAAGGCGCTAAAGCTGTCGGAATGCAAGGCATTTGGGTAAAGCGATAA
- the cynS gene encoding cyanase — protein MQIPDITSKLLAAKKASGLSFADLEKILGRDEVWIAAVFYRQASASEEEAKQLTDALGLDASVAQLLTEPSLKGLGPVVPTDPLIYRFYEIMQVYGMPLKSVIHEKFGDGIMSAIDFTLDVDKEEDPKGDRVKITMSGKFLPYKKW, from the coding sequence ATGCAAATCCCAGACATCACCTCAAAACTTTTAGCGGCAAAAAAAGCGAGCGGACTCAGCTTTGCCGATTTAGAAAAAATTCTTGGACGCGATGAAGTCTGGATCGCCGCCGTTTTCTACCGGCAAGCAAGTGCTTCTGAAGAAGAAGCCAAACAACTCACCGACGCACTCGGACTCGATGCCAGTGTCGCCCAACTCCTCACTGAACCCTCTCTCAAAGGGTTAGGGCCGGTTGTTCCCACCGATCCCCTGATTTACCGCTTCTACGAAATTATGCAAGTGTACGGAATGCCTCTGAAATCGGTCATTCATGAGAAATTCGGCGACGGCATCATGAGTGCGATTGATTTCACCCTCGACGTAGACAAAGAAGAAGACCCCAAAGGCGATCGTGTCAAGATCACGATGTCTGGGAAATTTTTGCCTTATAAGAAGTGGTAG
- a CDS encoding DUF4278 domain-containing protein, with product MKLTYRGASYNYEPPTIDMMEGEVGGKYRGQPWTVSYPRHIPVPQPALSLKYRGVAYQTGEVADAGVIASAAPVEKTPVWAVSPRNASHSVVSQVSEIHRANICQNLERRIEAAKARGDRQLLQMLEQESQQLTCSL from the coding sequence ATGAAACTCACTTATCGCGGTGCTAGCTACAACTACGAACCCCCCACCATTGACATGATGGAAGGCGAAGTTGGGGGTAAATATCGGGGACAACCCTGGACAGTCAGCTATCCCAGACATATTCCCGTGCCTCAGCCGGCTTTATCGTTGAAATATCGCGGTGTTGCCTATCAAACCGGCGAAGTTGCGGATGCTGGCGTCATTGCCTCAGCCGCGCCAGTAGAAAAAACGCCGGTGTGGGCAGTTTCGCCCCGCAACGCTTCGCATAGCGTCGTCTCACAAGTCTCCGAAATTCACCGCGCCAATATTTGCCAAAACCTGGAACGGCGCATTGAAGCAGCCAAAGCCCGTGGAGATCGACAACTGCTGCAAATGTTGGAACAAGAATCACAACAGTTGACTTGCTCACTGTAG
- a CDS encoding phosphodiester glycosidase family protein — translation MSVNQQKPIWIKQLPLAAGIGLLLLPLLLYARQHLLRPVRTNLEMTLFQGITYKRQARNTPRPYMLHIVSIDLTASGIGVLVTPGNSQAGDNTLDASKEIQARTTSEFVSEFKLQLAINAGYFFPFREHTPWDFYPRSGERVNVVGQAIANGSTYSGVQSGRPVLCFNSGNRAQIFDSGQCPTETVHAVAGSHIVLKRGVLSLSPESSRQDKPYSRVAVAIDRQGQKLWLIVIDGKQPLYSEGVTLGELSEIAQELGAFEALNLDGGGSATLVVANDSGVKVLNAPIHTKVPMRQRPVANHLGFFADF, via the coding sequence GTGAGCGTAAATCAACAGAAACCAATCTGGATCAAGCAATTGCCATTGGCAGCAGGTATCGGTTTGTTGCTGCTGCCACTGCTGCTGTATGCACGACAGCATTTGCTGCGCCCAGTTCGCACCAACCTTGAGATGACGCTGTTTCAGGGTATTACCTACAAGCGCCAAGCCCGGAATACGCCCCGCCCGTATATGCTGCACATCGTCAGCATTGATTTAACCGCGTCAGGGATTGGAGTGCTAGTGACACCGGGAAACAGCCAGGCAGGGGACAACACACTCGACGCCAGCAAGGAGATCCAAGCGCGAACCACGTCTGAGTTTGTTAGTGAGTTCAAGTTGCAACTAGCGATCAACGCCGGCTATTTTTTTCCGTTTCGTGAACATACCCCGTGGGATTTTTACCCTCGTAGCGGTGAGCGCGTCAATGTAGTCGGACAGGCAATTGCCAACGGATCTACCTACTCTGGTGTGCAATCTGGCAGGCCGGTGTTGTGTTTTAATAGCGGCAATCGTGCTCAAATTTTTGACAGTGGGCAGTGTCCAACGGAGACGGTTCATGCTGTCGCCGGCAGCCATATTGTGCTGAAAAGGGGCGTTTTATCGCTGAGTCCAGAGTCAAGCCGGCAAGATAAACCTTACTCTCGTGTGGCGGTGGCGATAGACCGGCAGGGTCAAAAATTATGGCTGATTGTCATAGATGGCAAGCAACCACTTTACAGCGAAGGCGTTACTTTAGGGGAATTAAGTGAGATTGCACAGGAGTTGGGTGCTTTTGAGGCGCTCAATCTCGATGGCGGCGGTTCTGCCACTTTGGTTGTTGCCAATGATTCTGGCGTCAAGGTGTTGAATGCACCCATTCACACGAAGGTGCCGATGCGCCAGCGCCCTGTTGCCAATCATTTAGGTTTTTTTGCTGACTTCTAG
- a CDS encoding CHAT domain-containing protein: MPSPIPAPSSSSNPTPAPIATPSPIPTPAPDPTPSSPSYPASGLQYQQIVTSLVTSAPKPQIETNNNFPRLKIDTAAFEIDQSFTNQFEAYLGISQENQSPTLAETRKILSEIEQATGVKPALLYIRFIPDGGEINPSVNPESQTQGNNKGRENDSLELVMVTATGEPVQKRLPSVMRSQVLEVAKQFHQEVTTASKRNTNSYLEPAQQLYKWMVAPLEDELQAQGIQNLVLILDSGLRTIPVAALHDGQQFLIEKYSLGLMPSLNLTDTRYQDIRKMEVLAMGASEFTDKNPLPAVPVELNAIAKDVWTGESFLNEAFTLDNLKSQRNTRAFGIIHLATHAEFQRGKASNSYIQLWDSKLRMDQVRQLSWHNPAVELLVLSACRTAVGDEEAELGFAGLALQAGVKSALASLWYVNDEGTLALMTEFYQQLHTVPIKAEALQQAQIAMIQNNVRLQQGHLLSSTENIPLPASLINLANKNLSHPYYWAGFTMIGSPW; this comes from the coding sequence ATGCCCAGTCCGATTCCGGCACCCAGTTCTAGTTCTAATCCCACACCGGCACCTATTGCCACGCCTAGCCCGATTCCGACACCGGCACCAGATCCCACGCCCAGTTCACCATCCTACCCAGCGAGCGGCCTGCAGTATCAGCAGATCGTCACATCTTTAGTCACATCCGCTCCTAAACCACAAATTGAAACTAATAACAATTTTCCAAGGCTCAAAATCGATACCGCTGCTTTTGAAATCGACCAATCTTTCACGAATCAATTTGAAGCTTATCTGGGGATTTCTCAGGAAAACCAGTCTCCAACCCTGGCAGAAACCCGTAAAATTCTGAGCGAAATTGAACAGGCAACGGGTGTGAAACCGGCATTGCTGTATATTCGCTTTATCCCAGATGGGGGTGAAATTAATCCTTCAGTCAATCCTGAGTCTCAAACCCAAGGAAATAACAAGGGACGGGAGAACGATTCGCTAGAACTGGTAATGGTGACGGCAACGGGAGAGCCGGTTCAGAAGCGATTACCGTCTGTGATGCGCTCTCAGGTGCTAGAAGTGGCGAAACAATTTCATCAAGAGGTAACGACTGCCTCAAAACGCAACACTAACAGTTACTTGGAGCCGGCACAGCAACTTTATAAATGGATGGTGGCACCGTTAGAGGATGAACTTCAAGCGCAAGGCATCCAGAATTTGGTGTTGATTCTTGATTCTGGACTGCGAACAATTCCAGTTGCCGCACTGCATGATGGGCAACAGTTTCTCATAGAAAAATACAGTCTTGGCCTGATGCCTAGCCTGAACTTAACCGATACTCGTTACCAAGACATCAGGAAGATGGAAGTGCTGGCGATGGGAGCATCGGAATTTACTGACAAGAATCCACTGCCGGCAGTGCCGGTGGAACTCAACGCGATTGCCAAAGATGTGTGGACAGGTGAGTCGTTCCTTAATGAAGCATTTACTTTAGACAATCTGAAATCCCAGCGCAATACGCGTGCCTTTGGAATTATTCACTTAGCCACTCATGCAGAATTCCAAAGGGGGAAAGCTAGCAATTCCTACATTCAATTGTGGGACTCTAAGTTGCGAATGGATCAAGTACGGCAGTTGAGCTGGCATAATCCAGCAGTGGAGTTGTTAGTGCTTTCTGCCTGCCGCACCGCAGTCGGAGATGAGGAAGCCGAACTGGGGTTTGCCGGCTTAGCCCTGCAGGCAGGGGTCAAGTCAGCTTTAGCGAGTCTCTGGTATGTGAATGATGAGGGCACCTTGGCGTTAATGACCGAGTTTTACCAACAGTTGCATACAGTGCCTATCAAAGCCGAAGCATTACAGCAAGCACAAATTGCCATGATTCAAAATAATGTGCGCTTGCAGCAGGGTCATTTGCTAAGTTCTACAGAGAATATTCCCTTACCGGCCAGTTTAATAAATTTGGCAAATAAAAATTTATCCCATCCCTATTATTGGGCAGGCTTCACAATGATTGGCAGCCCGTGGTAA
- a CDS encoding GFA family protein, whose amino-acid sequence MNEPITYEGGCHCGAVRFQVKVEKHEATDCNCSICTKKGFLHLIVPAENFTLLQGENELTTYTFNTGIAKHIFCRVCGIHSFYRPRSHPDSFDVNVHCLDGEVEERFHIVPFDGRNWEQNIEQLRSDIP is encoded by the coding sequence ATGAACGAACCCATTACTTATGAAGGTGGGTGCCACTGTGGGGCAGTAAGATTTCAAGTAAAAGTTGAAAAACATGAAGCCACAGATTGTAACTGCTCAATTTGCACAAAAAAAGGCTTCTTGCATCTAATAGTGCCGGCAGAAAACTTCACCTTACTACAAGGTGAAAATGAACTAACAACCTACACCTTCAACACCGGCATTGCCAAGCATATTTTCTGCCGAGTCTGTGGAATTCACTCATTTTACCGGCCCCGTTCCCATCCTGATAGCTTCGATGTCAATGTCCACTGTCTCGATGGTGAAGTAGAGGAACGCTTTCATATCGTGCCTTTTGACGGTCGTAACTGGGAGCAAAATATCGAACAGTTGCGATCAGACATCCCTTGA
- a CDS encoding NAD(P)/FAD-dependent oxidoreductase, translated as MNEQPARICILGGGFGGLYTALRLSELPWNKLEKPEIVLVDRNDRFLFSPLLYELLTGELQTWEIAPPFEEILANTGIRFHQGAAAGIDVDSKLVQLQDGHDFSYDRLVLAMGGETPLDMVPGAENYAFPFRTVTDAYRLEERLRILEASDKEKIRIVIVGAGYSGVELACKLADRLSTRGRLRLVEQGDMILRTSADFNREAASKALEERGVWLDMETAVESIGPETISLVYKGQVDTIPTDLVLWTVGTQVAPVVKSLPLKQNHRGQLAALQTLQAVDHPEIFVLGDLADCNDATGQQVPATAQAALQQADYAGWNLWASLTGRPLLPFRYQATGEMMTLGVDNATLSGLGIKLNGPAAHLVRRLTYLYRLPTLEHQLRVGFNWIAQPLREILSK; from the coding sequence ATGAATGAACAACCCGCACGCATTTGCATTCTCGGTGGAGGCTTTGGAGGTCTCTACACAGCGCTGCGTTTGAGTGAGCTTCCCTGGAATAAACTCGAGAAACCCGAAATTGTTCTGGTCGATCGTAACGACCGCTTTTTATTCTCGCCCCTGCTGTACGAACTCCTTACCGGCGAGTTGCAAACCTGGGAAATTGCCCCACCTTTTGAAGAAATTTTGGCGAACACCGGCATTCGCTTTCATCAAGGAGCGGCAGCTGGAATTGATGTAGACTCCAAGCTGGTACAGCTTCAAGATGGCCATGATTTCTCCTATGACCGGCTCGTCTTGGCAATGGGGGGTGAAACGCCCCTTGACATGGTGCCGGGAGCTGAAAATTACGCCTTCCCGTTCCGGACAGTCACGGATGCCTATCGCTTGGAAGAACGCTTGCGAATTTTGGAAGCATCAGACAAAGAGAAAATTCGCATCGTTATTGTAGGTGCCGGTTACAGTGGCGTTGAGTTGGCTTGCAAACTGGCAGACCGGCTTTCAACTCGCGGACGCCTGCGGCTGGTTGAACAAGGTGATATGATTCTGCGAACCTCGGCTGACTTTAATCGTGAGGCAGCCAGCAAGGCGCTAGAGGAACGGGGAGTGTGGCTTGATATGGAAACCGCAGTGGAATCCATCGGGCCAGAAACGATCTCCCTGGTGTATAAAGGACAGGTAGACACGATCCCAACAGATTTGGTGCTGTGGACGGTGGGAACCCAAGTTGCGCCGGTGGTGAAATCGCTTCCCCTCAAGCAAAATCACCGGGGTCAACTCGCTGCACTGCAGACCCTGCAAGCAGTTGACCACCCAGAAATTTTTGTTTTAGGAGATTTGGCCGATTGCAATGACGCAACAGGTCAGCAGGTGCCGGCAACCGCCCAGGCAGCCTTACAGCAAGCTGATTATGCCGGCTGGAATCTTTGGGCATCCCTCACAGGCCGGCCTTTGTTGCCGTTCCGCTATCAGGCAACCGGGGAAATGATGACGTTAGGCGTTGACAACGCGACCCTTAGCGGTTTAGGTATCAAACTTAATGGCCCCGCCGCCCATCTTGTCCGCCGTCTAACTTATCTCTACCGGCTGCCCACATTAGAACATCAGTTGAGAGTCGGTTTCAACTGGATTGCTCAACCGTTGCGGGAAATACTTTCTAAATAG
- a CDS encoding low-complexity protein: MKTNFERVPTGITFKRVAVLVVVAVILTVLMGSAVARTVFSSLGEPVGGRKWSYIVALLVSLSVAGAGSGLKTFMPRRFRTVANTLSATASGALLGFFYGGLAAGKNPAFAVAAAVIGGILIGAGSLRFRTGVGAVAVAVAGAVGGYGFAFWLWAVALAFLSGEKLIEGFFLSGLSLVYIGLTVSSLLLAVKEIKRF, translated from the coding sequence ATGAAAACTAATTTTGAACGAGTGCCCACCGGCATAACTTTCAAACGGGTGGCGGTTTTAGTCGTAGTGGCAGTGATCCTAACGGTTTTAATGGGATCGGCGGTAGCGCGTACTGTATTTTCCTCTCTAGGTGAGCCGGTGGGAGGACGGAAGTGGTCTTATATTGTGGCGTTGCTGGTGAGCTTGAGCGTTGCTGGTGCCGGCTCTGGTTTGAAAACTTTTATGCCGCGACGGTTTAGAACCGTAGCAAATACTTTGTCAGCAACCGCATCGGGAGCGTTGCTTGGTTTTTTTTATGGTGGACTCGCTGCGGGTAAAAACCCAGCGTTTGCTGTGGCAGCAGCAGTCATTGGAGGGATACTTATCGGAGCCGGCAGCTTGAGGTTCCGCACTGGCGTGGGAGCGGTTGCTGTGGCAGTTGCCGGCGCTGTGGGGGGCTACGGCTTTGCTTTTTGGCTTTGGGCAGTTGCGCTGGCCTTCCTGAGCGGAGAAAAGCTAATTGAGGGATTTTTTTTGAGTGGGCTATCGCTGGTTTACATTGGCTTGACTGTTAGCTCTCTGCTTTTGGCTGTCAAAGAGATTAAACGTTTTTAG
- a CDS encoding proteasome-type protease translates to MTYCLGIVTRCGLVVAADSRTNAGVDYISTYQKLFDFSNPGERVLLICTSGNLSMTQAVLTLLRKDIQTQEEISLHTLPTMYEIARYIGSKTRQIQEQDKAWLKQDGINAQASVLVAGQIKGEDPSLYLVYSQGNCIHATKETPFLQIGETKYGKPILDRTLTFETPLEAAAKCALLSIDSTMKSNISVGPPINMVMYETDTFVIRHQLQLRLGDPYLAKMRKLWEEYLKNAFDHMPNIDWQHYLEEPQTDVIID, encoded by the coding sequence ATGACTTATTGCCTTGGTATCGTTACCCGTTGTGGTTTAGTCGTTGCTGCCGACTCTCGCACCAATGCCGGTGTCGATTATATTTCCACTTATCAAAAGCTCTTTGATTTTTCCAATCCGGGGGAACGAGTGCTGCTGATTTGCACATCAGGAAATCTGTCGATGACCCAAGCCGTACTCACTTTATTACGCAAAGACATCCAAACTCAGGAAGAAATCTCTCTCCATACTCTGCCCACGATGTATGAAATTGCCCGCTATATTGGCAGCAAAACTCGGCAGATTCAGGAGCAAGACAAAGCTTGGCTGAAGCAAGATGGTATTAACGCTCAAGCTAGCGTACTTGTTGCCGGTCAAATCAAGGGAGAAGATCCGTCATTATATTTGGTTTACAGTCAGGGAAACTGTATTCACGCCACTAAAGAAACGCCATTTCTTCAGATTGGAGAAACTAAATATGGCAAGCCAATTTTAGACCGCACTCTCACATTTGAAACTCCTTTAGAAGCAGCGGCTAAGTGCGCCCTTTTGTCAATAGATTCCACCATGAAATCTAACATTTCTGTTGGCCCTCCTATTAACATGGTGATGTACGAAACTGACACGTTTGTGATTCGGCATCAGCTACAATTGCGCCTGGGAGATCCTTACCTCGCGAAAATGCGAAAATTATGGGAAGAATATCTAAAAAATGCGTTTGATCATATGCCAAATATCGATTGGCAGCATTATTTAGAAGAACCTCAAACAGACGTTATTATTGACTAA
- a CDS encoding RtcB family protein, producing MPHENLELSTPKPVLSWAGHPLSRDEEKMAKNVASLPFVFKHVSLMPDVHLGKGALVGSVVATKDALIPAAVGVDIGCGMMAVQTPFTADELEGKLKKIRLDIEAAIPVGFNENKNVEKAVTNWQGWRDFKELHPGVRRLEGKAMKQMGSLGGGNHFIEVCLDTENHVWLMLHSGSRHIGNMLAQNHIDTAKELLKLADNRLPDPDLAYFVAGTPQFAAYWRDLQWAQNYARYNRDVMMSRFVRIVEKHLGGGKQTKPLLQVNCHHNYAEKEVHFGEQVYVTRKGAVRAQENDYGIIPGSMGAKSFIVKGKGNSDSYCSCSHGAGRLMSRNKAKNQFSVDDLVKQTQGVECRKDGGVLDEIPGAYKPIEQVMKQQSDLVEVVATLKQVVCVKG from the coding sequence ATGCCCCACGAAAATCTCGAACTTTCAACCCCCAAGCCGGTGCTGTCTTGGGCCGGCCACCCACTAAGCCGTGATGAAGAGAAAATGGCTAAAAACGTGGCGTCCCTGCCATTTGTGTTTAAGCACGTCTCGCTAATGCCGGATGTTCACCTGGGTAAAGGTGCCTTAGTTGGTTCAGTGGTAGCGACAAAAGACGCATTGATCCCCGCCGCTGTGGGGGTTGATATTGGTTGTGGCATGATGGCAGTTCAGACACCATTCACGGCTGATGAGTTGGAAGGTAAACTCAAGAAAATTCGGCTGGATATTGAAGCAGCAATTCCTGTTGGATTTAATGAGAATAAAAATGTTGAAAAAGCTGTTACCAATTGGCAAGGATGGCGTGATTTCAAAGAACTGCATCCAGGAGTGCGGCGCTTGGAAGGAAAAGCCATGAAACAGATGGGTTCTCTGGGTGGCGGCAACCACTTCATTGAAGTTTGTCTTGATACCGAGAACCATGTTTGGTTAATGCTGCACTCTGGTTCACGTCACATTGGAAATATGCTGGCGCAAAACCATATTGATACGGCTAAGGAGCTGTTAAAACTGGCAGATAATCGGTTACCTGATCCGGATTTAGCCTATTTTGTCGCCGGCACTCCTCAGTTTGCCGCTTACTGGCGGGATTTGCAGTGGGCGCAGAACTATGCCCGCTACAATCGGGATGTGATGATGAGTCGCTTTGTGCGGATTGTGGAAAAGCATCTTGGCGGCGGTAAGCAGACAAAGCCTTTATTGCAGGTAAATTGCCACCATAATTATGCCGAGAAAGAAGTACATTTCGGGGAACAAGTGTATGTCACTCGCAAGGGCGCTGTGCGGGCACAAGAGAATGACTACGGCATTATTCCTGGTTCAATGGGTGCGAAATCATTCATCGTTAAAGGCAAAGGAAATAGCGACAGTTACTGTTCTTGTTCCCACGGTGCCGGTCGTTTGATGTCTCGAAATAAGGCGAAAAACCAATTTAGTGTAGACGATTTGGTGAAACAAACACAAGGCGTTGAATGCCGCAAGGATGGGGGTGTTTTGGATGAAATTCCAGGCGCTTACAAGCCGATTGAGCAGGTGATGAAGCAGCAATCGGATCTGGTGGAAGTGGTGGCAACGCTGAAGCAGGTTGTTTGCGTTAAAGGTTAA
- a CDS encoding C39 family peptidase — MPLTIKTLRETFFKLRPIQSAELTEAEKQQMAGGKQFELHSYVIVRDHIRFALLKDSFKGFNTWYAYAPHVQILGDTPQTPVVYPKPLPARVRLSVPYKSQLDNWYNPTGACNVTSLAMCLEYLKTPRRKTSGQFEDELYQYALSKGYSRWDPVDLAKIVRDYGRRDDYTTRATIDGVKQWLAAGNVAVIHGYFTSFGHILVAVGYDSTGFYVHDPYGEWFPSGYRTDLNGAYLHYSYGLIRRVCIPDGDFWVHFISA, encoded by the coding sequence ATGCCACTGACTATTAAAACTCTCAGGGAAACCTTTTTCAAACTTAGACCCATTCAATCGGCTGAACTCACAGAGGCCGAAAAACAACAGATGGCAGGGGGGAAGCAGTTTGAACTCCACTCCTACGTCATTGTTCGCGATCACATTCGATTTGCACTGCTTAAAGATTCCTTCAAAGGCTTCAATACCTGGTACGCTTACGCACCACACGTCCAGATACTGGGGGATACGCCTCAAACCCCCGTTGTTTATCCAAAACCCCTACCGGCAAGGGTCAGGTTGTCAGTTCCTTACAAGTCTCAACTAGACAACTGGTACAATCCCACCGGCGCTTGTAATGTCACCTCACTTGCCATGTGTCTGGAGTACCTGAAGACTCCCCGCCGAAAGACTTCTGGCCAATTTGAGGATGAACTTTATCAATATGCGCTGAGTAAGGGTTACAGCCGGTGGGACCCGGTAGACTTGGCGAAAATTGTCAGAGATTATGGTCGGCGCGATGACTATACAACCCGCGCCACCATTGATGGAGTCAAGCAGTGGTTAGCCGCCGGCAATGTGGCAGTGATCCACGGTTACTTCACGTCTTTTGGTCATATTCTCGTAGCGGTTGGGTATGACAGCACCGGCTTCTATGTTCACGATCCCTATGGAGAGTGGTTTCCGAGTGGATATCGCACGGATCTTAATGGGGCGTATCTCCACTACTCCTACGGGCTAATTCGCCGGGTTTGCATCCCAGATGGGGACTTTTGGGTTCACTTTATTTCTGCGTGA
- the msrA gene encoding peptide-methionine (S)-S-oxide reductase MsrA translates to MGIFGLGKKLTLPSPQDALPGRTQAVKVPSNHYVNGNPLQPPFPAGMEMAMFGMGCFWGAERKFWQLEGVFSTAVGYAGGITPHPTYEEVCTGMTGHNEVVLVVFDPKVISYERLLKVFWESHNPTQGMRQGNDVGTQYRSGIYAYSDRHKKLAEASLNAYQKALSAAGYGTITTEVIEAPEFYYAESYHQQYLAKNPNGYCGLGGTNVGCPAMIEI, encoded by the coding sequence ATGGGAATATTTGGATTGGGCAAGAAGCTAACACTGCCGTCTCCCCAAGATGCTTTACCGGGGCGGACACAGGCGGTTAAAGTTCCCTCTAATCACTATGTCAATGGGAATCCGCTGCAGCCTCCTTTCCCTGCCGGCATGGAAATGGCCATGTTTGGCATGGGGTGTTTCTGGGGTGCAGAACGCAAATTCTGGCAGCTTGAGGGAGTGTTTAGCACAGCAGTCGGTTATGCCGGCGGGATAACGCCCCACCCCACCTATGAAGAGGTTTGCACCGGCATGACGGGGCACAATGAAGTCGTTCTCGTTGTTTTTGATCCGAAAGTGATCAGTTACGAAAGACTGTTGAAAGTTTTTTGGGAAAGCCACAACCCGACTCAGGGAATGCGCCAAGGTAATGACGTTGGCACCCAGTACCGTTCTGGAATTTATGCCTATTCAGATCGCCATAAAAAGCTCGCTGAAGCTTCGCTCAACGCTTACCAGAAAGCCCTTAGCGCTGCGGGTTACGGGACGATTACCACTGAAGTGATTGAGGCTCCTGAATTTTACTATGCAGAGAGCTATCACCAGCAGTATTTAGCCAAAAATCCTAATGGCTATTGCGGCTTAGGTGGAACCAACGTGGGATGTCCGGCAATGATTGAAATTTAA
- a CDS encoding OmpA family protein, whose product MTKPSAASTGTPKPAGKNQRLLFFTLRLLLLVLGGGLAFAVGMAIAQFHPARNPQAPIWQNVFRGPENFATNTRQLPPPPIATPTPPPNLTPEQSKQLRSELQQLETQLNELIGRTATLETKLGSSRPTETVESRLQVLSRQLGTPEVAPAANVPGAAATPQPSEATTGTAEAVSATNGPMVTLPSDVLFAEGSAMLRPQTGVILDNLIADLKNYQGASVRIAGHTDDAGDAQENQALSFRRAQAVLAYLAGTLGNQYHWVVMGYGETRPVAENNTDLNRQRNRRIEIVIEPKASR is encoded by the coding sequence GTGACTAAGCCCTCTGCTGCATCTACCGGCACTCCCAAGCCAGCCGGCAAAAATCAGCGACTTCTGTTTTTCACTTTGCGACTGCTGCTGCTGGTTTTGGGCGGCGGTTTAGCATTTGCAGTGGGCATGGCGATTGCACAATTCCATCCCGCTAGAAATCCTCAAGCACCTATCTGGCAAAACGTTTTCCGCGGGCCTGAAAATTTCGCCACCAACACTAGACAACTGCCCCCACCGCCAATTGCCACCCCCACTCCGCCACCCAATCTCACGCCTGAACAAAGCAAACAACTGCGTTCAGAACTGCAGCAGTTAGAGACACAGTTAAATGAATTAATCGGGCGGACTGCAACGTTGGAAACCAAACTGGGTAGCAGTCGTCCGACGGAGACCGTAGAAAGCCGGTTGCAGGTACTTTCGCGGCAGCTGGGCACTCCAGAAGTTGCACCCGCAGCCAATGTACCTGGGGCAGCAGCAACTCCGCAACCTTCAGAGGCAACAACCGGCACTGCTGAGGCTGTATCTGCCACGAATGGCCCAATGGTGACGTTACCCAGTGATGTTTTATTTGCAGAAGGTAGCGCAATGCTGCGCCCGCAAACTGGGGTAATTTTGGATAACTTGATTGCAGATCTGAAAAACTATCAGGGGGCGAGTGTCCGCATAGCAGGGCATACAGATGATGCCGGTGATGCTCAAGAAAATCAAGCTTTATCGTTTCGACGCGCTCAAGCTGTGCTGGCTTATCTGGCCGGCACCTTGGGCAACCAATATCACTGGGTTGTGATGGGATACGGTGAGACTCGCCCTGTGGCGGAAAATAACACCGATCTCAACCGGCAGCGCAACCGCCGGATTGAAATTGTCATCGAACCGAAAGCGAGCCGGTAG